The following coding sequences are from one Epilithonimonas vandammei window:
- the hemC gene encoding hydroxymethylbilane synthase — MKKLKIGTRNSPLALWQAQEVESKLKTLGFETEIVPIISSGDKNLNQPLYALGITGVFTKDLDIALLNKEIDIAVHSLKDVPTQLPHNIQISAVLERDFPEDVLVRNDDSEPLDIEVLKIATSSLRRRAFWLKEFPETEFADIRGNVQTRLKKLDDGIANATIFSLAGIKRMNLDITYEQIPFLLQAPSQGVVAIASLSDNDKLNERLKTISHKETEICVTIEREFLKTLEGGCTAPIGAKAEMLDGKIRFIGRLCSLDGKNCIDTDEIFDWNDSENFGEKIALKVLENGGKELMDEIRKSL; from the coding sequence ATGAAAAAACTGAAAATAGGAACGAGAAATAGTCCGCTTGCCCTTTGGCAGGCTCAGGAAGTAGAATCGAAGTTAAAAACTTTGGGGTTTGAGACCGAAATTGTTCCTATCATAAGTTCCGGCGATAAAAATCTGAATCAGCCGCTTTATGCGTTAGGCATAACAGGAGTTTTTACCAAAGATCTGGACATCGCTTTATTAAATAAAGAAATAGACATCGCCGTACACTCGCTGAAAGATGTTCCGACACAATTGCCTCACAATATTCAGATTTCTGCTGTTCTGGAAAGAGATTTTCCAGAAGATGTCCTGGTGAGAAATGACGATTCGGAACCTTTAGACATAGAGGTTTTAAAAATTGCGACAAGCAGCTTAAGAAGACGTGCTTTTTGGTTAAAAGAATTTCCTGAAACTGAATTTGCCGATATCCGAGGAAATGTACAAACCCGCTTAAAAAAATTAGACGACGGTATTGCCAATGCCACGATTTTTTCACTGGCAGGAATCAAAAGAATGAATCTGGATATTACTTACGAGCAAATTCCGTTCTTATTACAAGCCCCTTCGCAAGGTGTAGTTGCTATTGCAAGTTTATCTGATAATGATAAGTTGAATGAGAGGTTAAAAACAATTTCACATAAAGAAACTGAAATCTGCGTAACGATAGAAAGAGAATTTCTGAAAACGCTGGAAGGCGGTTGTACTGCTCCAATTGGTGCAAAAGCTGAAATGTTGGATGGGAAAATCAGATTCATCGGAAGACTTTGTTCACTTGACGGAAAAAATTGCATTGATACTGATGAGATTTTCGATTGGAATGATTCTGAAAACTTCGGAGAAAAAATCGCTTTGAAGGTTTTGGAAAACGGAGGTAAAGAATTGATGGATGAAATTAGAAAAAGCTTATAA
- a CDS encoding peptidoglycan D,D-transpeptidase FtsI family protein: MKSQYLKIILALSVIAIIFVARLSYLQLFTDRYALNAANTSIKIEYVIPPRGVIFDRNGKILVGNQPAFEISYTAALLKPDFDTIGFCKLMNITKPEFITTMKNIEKEKYYSRLTPMTFMKNLSREDMARIQELIFKYPAFAIVPRPQRQYEINTSGNLLGYTNQVNDNDIKKDSLYYLPGDIIGKSGIEKAYEKELRGEKGMKYIQKDIRQRSIGSYKNGELDKEVVTGKDLTLTIDYDLQRMAEEMLVNKHGAIVALDPNNGEILTMATGPDIDPNLFTGPNKSRNLYRLANDTIYENKPTFDRSVQAAYPPGSTFKLLTALAAMEMGVMTDKTIFPCGRGFFYRGKSIKGHGGADPLIPSIQVSSNCYFTYAYLAIIKKYPGNPSRGVDEWKKIINSFGVGEYLNNDLAVGAKGRIPSGKFYEKRMASIYKASGSKRTDFKNWDEMPTGALYNGMGQGDVLLTPMQMANFVAAIANKGWYYTPHVVKSIDGKPNPDPRFKKKHMTLVQNPQFYNVVLQGMEAVMLRGTGRGLMSKDFTQLAKTGTAQVPQGKDNSIFVLIAPADKPKIVVAAVMEHAGFGATWAGPACTTIAEKYVTGELKREHLYKKMISSSFMPEYRRQYIADMKRKGWYKEPPVDSVKLKRAKDSLQALENKKNKKDSSKVKPVKTKSR, translated from the coding sequence ATGAAATCACAATATCTAAAAATCATTCTCGCACTTTCTGTCATTGCAATTATTTTCGTTGCAAGGCTTTCGTATTTGCAATTGTTCACAGACCGATATGCACTAAATGCAGCCAATACATCCATCAAAATCGAATATGTCATTCCGCCAAGAGGCGTCATTTTTGACAGAAACGGAAAGATTCTGGTGGGTAATCAGCCTGCATTCGAGATTTCGTACACAGCAGCACTTCTAAAACCCGATTTTGACACCATTGGGTTTTGTAAATTGATGAATATTACAAAGCCGGAATTCATCACTACAATGAAGAACATTGAGAAGGAAAAATATTATTCCCGACTGACGCCGATGACTTTTATGAAAAATTTAAGTCGTGAAGATATGGCGAGAATTCAGGAGCTGATATTTAAGTATCCTGCATTTGCAATTGTTCCAAGACCACAAAGGCAATATGAAATCAATACTTCCGGAAACCTTTTGGGATATACCAATCAGGTGAATGATAACGATATCAAGAAAGACTCTTTATACTATTTGCCCGGCGATATTATCGGGAAAAGCGGAATAGAGAAAGCGTACGAAAAAGAACTGCGAGGTGAGAAAGGAATGAAATATATTCAGAAAGACATCCGCCAGAGAAGTATCGGTTCCTACAAAAATGGTGAGCTAGATAAAGAAGTAGTGACAGGAAAAGATCTAACGCTGACGATTGATTATGATTTACAACGCATGGCCGAGGAAATGCTGGTCAATAAGCACGGCGCAATCGTAGCATTGGATCCTAATAATGGCGAGATTCTTACGATGGCTACTGGGCCGGACATTGACCCGAATCTTTTCACTGGTCCCAATAAATCACGAAATCTTTACCGATTAGCCAACGATACAATCTACGAAAATAAACCGACGTTTGATCGTTCCGTTCAGGCAGCTTATCCTCCGGGCTCAACGTTCAAATTATTGACAGCATTAGCAGCAATGGAAATGGGTGTGATGACTGACAAAACAATTTTTCCTTGCGGAAGAGGATTTTTTTATCGTGGAAAAAGCATCAAAGGTCACGGTGGTGCAGATCCTTTGATTCCTTCTATACAGGTTTCCAGTAACTGTTATTTTACGTATGCCTATCTTGCTATTATAAAAAAATATCCCGGAAATCCATCCAGAGGTGTAGATGAATGGAAGAAAATCATCAATAGTTTTGGGGTAGGTGAATATCTAAATAATGATTTGGCAGTGGGGGCTAAAGGAAGAATTCCTTCTGGAAAATTTTATGAAAAGAGAATGGCTTCTATTTATAAAGCCAGCGGTTCCAAGCGGACAGATTTTAAAAACTGGGACGAAATGCCTACCGGAGCTCTGTATAATGGGATGGGGCAGGGCGATGTTCTTCTGACGCCGATGCAAATGGCCAATTTTGTAGCAGCTATTGCTAACAAGGGATGGTATTATACACCTCATGTTGTGAAATCTATCGATGGAAAACCAAATCCAGATCCCAGATTCAAGAAAAAACATATGACATTGGTTCAGAATCCACAGTTTTACAATGTTGTTCTTCAGGGTATGGAAGCAGTAATGCTGAGGGGAACAGGTCGTGGACTGATGTCTAAAGATTTTACTCAATTGGCTAAAACAGGAACTGCACAAGTTCCTCAGGGAAAGGATAACTCAATTTTTGTTTTGATTGCTCCAGCTGACAAACCGAAAATTGTAGTCGCAGCAGTTATGGAGCACGCTGGTTTTGGTGCAACATGGGCAGGACCTGCCTGTACAACTATTGCGGAAAAATATGTAACTGGAGAACTGAAAAGAGAACATCTTTACAAAAAAATGATCAGTTCCAGTTTTATGCCTGAATATAGAAGACAGTATATTGCAGACATGAAAAGGAAAGGCTGGTATAAAGAACCACCAGTAGATTCTGTTAAACTAAAGCGTGCAAAAGACAGTCTTCAGGCTTTGGAAAATAAAAAAAATAAAAAAGACAGCTCCAAAGTTAAACCAGTAAAAACTAAATCAAGATGA
- the mreC gene encoding rod shape-determining protein MreC translates to MGALLRFFSKNALFVFFIFLQLVAVVLIFSKNSMQQSFLAAKTAAFNSWVSGYIDEGTSYLKLKQINEDLVVQNKALMLQLYGKENAKNPSFRRVYDTIGGGQIYTFVDGEVVFNSINRKDNYFTINRGKLQGVNSKMGVIAPRGIAGIVINTTDNYALVQSVLSMNKIKISAALKKSGYFGTLSWKGDDSRTMTLSDVPKYVPLKVGDTVVTDGKSSIFPAGIMVGTVAGYEVDSKTGFWDISVELSEKIGKLSKVFVVRNLKKSEVQKIDDTLKVQIKKDGQ, encoded by the coding sequence ATGGGCGCTCTGCTGAGATTTTTTTCCAAGAATGCATTATTTGTGTTCTTCATATTTCTACAATTGGTTGCAGTTGTATTGATATTCAGCAAAAACTCAATGCAACAAAGTTTTCTTGCAGCTAAAACGGCAGCTTTCAACTCCTGGGTTTCGGGCTATATTGATGAAGGAACATCTTATCTTAAGCTGAAACAAATCAATGAAGACCTTGTTGTGCAAAACAAAGCATTGATGCTGCAACTTTACGGAAAGGAAAATGCAAAAAATCCTAGTTTCCGAAGAGTTTATGATACCATTGGAGGCGGACAAATCTATACTTTTGTGGATGGTGAAGTGGTCTTCAATAGCATCAATAGGAAGGATAATTATTTTACTATAAATAGAGGGAAACTTCAGGGTGTTAATTCCAAGATGGGCGTAATTGCACCAAGGGGAATTGCCGGAATCGTTATTAATACGACGGATAATTACGCTTTGGTTCAGTCTGTACTAAGTATGAACAAAATAAAGATCAGCGCAGCGCTTAAAAAGTCCGGTTACTTCGGAACACTATCTTGGAAAGGTGATGATTCCCGTACAATGACACTGTCTGATGTCCCTAAATACGTTCCACTGAAAGTGGGAGACACCGTAGTCACCGATGGAAAATCTTCTATTTTTCCTGCGGGAATTATGGTGGGAACTGTTGCTGGTTACGAAGTGGACAGCAAGACAGGTTTTTGGGATATTTCTGTTGAACTGAGCGAGAAAATAGGTAAATTAAGTAAGGTCTTTGTGGTTAGAAATCTTAAAAAATCTGAGGTTCAGAAGATTGATGATACCTTAAAAGTACAAATCAAAAAAGATGGTCAGTAG
- the hemA gene encoding glutamyl-tRNA reductase produces MSQRNKFHQTSDFAVLSISYEKADAETRGRFAFFDEHIKSFVNQIHEQDYGDAFVVSTCNRTEIYSTTKNYLHIAELYCNTVGVSLSEFLKYVNVIQREDALFHLFRVAAGLESQIIGDFEIVSQIKNAYNRFKKYKDFSNPYLERAINSSIQISKRIKNETGISTGSASVSYAAVHYILNNTRHIHEKNILLLGVGDIGQNTIDNLVKHIYQPKIKIVNRSFEKAEKIADKYKIPQIDFNLFPEELKQTDVLIVATGAQKYIIDESNFPKDKEMLVIDLSIPNNVQKEIGELENVKLIDVDQLSQTIKETMEQRKKEIPKAEGIIKEMAKDFVDWEKKRKLAPQINQFKNSLKQIEENEMHNIHKKFHYAKIEDMELSNKLVQKITNRFAKYILENPLRATEVTKLMEEILDIHKKDIHEKTENRNEK; encoded by the coding sequence ATGAGCCAGAGAAATAAATTTCACCAGACTTCTGATTTTGCCGTCCTCAGCATCAGCTATGAAAAAGCCGATGCCGAAACGCGAGGCCGTTTTGCATTCTTCGACGAACACATCAAATCTTTTGTGAATCAGATCCATGAGCAGGATTATGGTGATGCGTTTGTGGTGTCTACTTGTAATAGGACAGAAATCTACTCTACCACAAAAAATTACCTTCACATAGCAGAATTATACTGTAATACTGTAGGTGTAAGCCTTTCCGAATTTCTAAAATATGTAAATGTCATCCAGCGTGAAGATGCTTTGTTTCATCTTTTTCGCGTGGCCGCAGGCCTAGAAAGCCAGATTATTGGTGATTTTGAAATCGTTTCGCAGATCAAGAATGCTTATAATCGTTTTAAAAAATATAAGGATTTTTCGAATCCTTATCTCGAGCGTGCGATTAACTCATCCATTCAGATTTCAAAAAGAATTAAAAATGAAACAGGAATCAGCACAGGTTCTGCTTCGGTTTCATATGCTGCGGTACATTATATATTGAATAATACGAGACACATCCACGAAAAAAACATTCTCCTTCTAGGCGTTGGAGACATCGGACAAAACACCATTGACAATCTCGTAAAACATATCTATCAGCCAAAGATCAAAATAGTGAACCGTTCTTTTGAGAAAGCTGAGAAAATTGCCGACAAATATAAAATTCCACAAATCGATTTCAATCTTTTTCCAGAAGAACTAAAACAAACTGATGTTCTGATTGTGGCAACAGGCGCACAGAAATATATTATTGACGAATCCAATTTCCCTAAAGATAAAGAAATGCTGGTCATAGATTTATCCATTCCGAATAATGTTCAGAAGGAAATCGGAGAGCTGGAAAATGTTAAGTTAATAGATGTAGACCAGCTTTCCCAGACTATCAAGGAAACAATGGAACAGCGCAAGAAAGAAATCCCGAAAGCGGAAGGCATCATCAAAGAAATGGCGAAGGACTTTGTAGATTGGGAAAAGAAAAGAAAACTCGCACCTCAAATTAATCAGTTCAAAAACTCTTTGAAACAGATTGAGGAAAACGAAATGCACAACATTCATAAGAAATTCCATTATGCTAAAATAGAGGATATGGAATTATCTAATAAATTGGTACAGAAAATAACCAACCGATTTGCAAAATACATCCTGGAAAATCCGTTACGGGCGACTGAAGTCACCAAACTAATGGAAGAAATCCTAGACATCCATAAAAAAGACATCCATGAAAAAACTGAAAATAGGAACGAGAAATAG
- a CDS encoding rod shape-determining protein MreD, protein MVSRNIASDLLLIALLTAFQIFILNRITLFGQYIPVLYPVFVMFYPFFRNQFQFLGLSFLLGLCVDAFLGTWGINAFATTVIAYFRTIIFRTSTDTTTDFFSFQSIQWTQFIFFIITSIFIHQFLVQFIEFFKFNRFFEILFNVIVTSVISFVFILAYTLAFKIKQKV, encoded by the coding sequence ATGGTCAGTAGAAACATTGCATCGGACTTGCTTCTCATAGCATTGCTTACAGCTTTTCAGATTTTTATCCTGAACAGGATTACGTTGTTTGGTCAGTATATTCCTGTGCTTTATCCTGTGTTCGTGATGTTTTACCCTTTTTTTAGAAATCAGTTTCAATTTTTGGGATTGAGTTTTTTACTAGGATTATGTGTAGATGCATTTCTCGGAACTTGGGGAATCAATGCATTTGCCACAACAGTAATCGCCTATTTCAGAACCATTATATTCAGAACATCTACAGATACAACAACAGATTTTTTTTCTTTCCAGAGTATCCAGTGGACCCAGTTCATATTTTTTATCATAACCAGTATTTTTATCCATCAGTTTTTGGTACAGTTTATAGAGTTTTTTAAATTCAACAGATTTTTTGAAATTTTATTTAATGTAATAGTTACCAGTGTTATTTCGTTTGTATTTATATTAGCCTATACATTAGCTTTTAAAATCAAGCAAAAAGTCTGA
- the rodA gene encoding rod shape-determining protein RodA — translation MRWAEGIDKLGIALYILLCVFAIVNIYSVKAELGEKQLIFFGISCFVGMIIFFMRTKFFENMSAIIYVGGVLLLVGLFPFGTEILGQKNWYKFGGFTMQPVEFAKIGTALMLANYVSNPDFNLRNRKVLYTSLAIVAIPGIVVLMIPDVGSLLVFFAFLMALYREGLSGWLFGVIFIFAAVFLVSIAVNPLYVVIAILVIAAIFVFLNFYTIQGNVMYIIAIVLTVGLLSALSYGSPYILTKLPKHQRERIEVLYKGEKAFRDTSGYNLLYSKTAIGSGGLVGKGYKQGSVTQGKFVPEQETDYIFCTVGEEWGFIGSTVLILCYAIFIGRIYYLAENQKSTFNRVFGYCFASILLIHFAVNLGMVMGLFPTVGIPLPFFSYGGSSLLAFSIMTFIFFKLNYADKNSLV, via the coding sequence ATGAGATGGGCAGAAGGAATAGATAAACTTGGCATTGCACTTTATATCCTGCTTTGTGTCTTCGCAATTGTTAATATCTACAGTGTGAAGGCTGAGCTTGGAGAAAAGCAGCTGATTTTTTTCGGTATCTCATGTTTTGTAGGCATGATCATATTTTTTATGCGAACGAAGTTTTTTGAGAATATGTCAGCCATAATTTATGTAGGTGGGGTTTTACTTTTGGTGGGACTTTTTCCTTTTGGGACAGAGATTCTTGGTCAGAAAAACTGGTATAAATTCGGAGGATTTACAATGCAGCCGGTAGAGTTTGCGAAGATAGGAACCGCGTTGATGCTCGCCAATTATGTTTCCAATCCGGATTTTAATCTCAGGAACAGAAAAGTTCTTTACACCTCTTTAGCTATTGTTGCAATTCCTGGAATTGTGGTTCTGATGATTCCCGATGTTGGTTCCTTGTTAGTCTTCTTTGCATTTCTCATGGCGCTTTACAGAGAAGGATTATCAGGTTGGTTATTTGGCGTAATATTTATTTTTGCTGCTGTTTTTTTAGTGTCTATTGCCGTTAATCCATTGTATGTAGTCATTGCGATTTTAGTTATTGCAGCTATTTTTGTTTTTCTAAATTTTTACACGATTCAGGGGAATGTGATGTACATCATTGCAATTGTTTTGACAGTCGGACTTTTAAGTGCTTTATCTTATGGCTCACCGTACATCTTGACAAAATTACCAAAACACCAGCGGGAAAGGATAGAAGTTTTATACAAAGGTGAAAAAGCATTCCGGGATACCTCAGGCTACAATTTGCTGTATTCTAAAACAGCCATTGGTTCCGGTGGGCTGGTAGGAAAAGGTTATAAACAGGGCTCTGTAACACAAGGCAAATTCGTTCCAGAGCAGGAAACGGATTACATCTTCTGTACAGTTGGTGAAGAATGGGGCTTTATAGGAAGTACGGTTTTGATTCTTTGCTATGCCATTTTTATAGGTAGGATCTATTATCTGGCAGAAAATCAGAAATCTACATTCAATAGGGTTTTTGGGTATTGTTTTGCCTCCATTTTATTAATTCACTTTGCTGTTAATCTTGGAATGGTTATGGGACTTTTTCCTACGGTTGGAATTCCTCTTCCATTTTTTAGTTATGGAGGAAGTTCGCTTTTGGCATTTTCTATTATGACATTTATTTTCTTTAAGCTCAATTATGCAGACAAAAACAGCCTCGTTTAA
- a CDS encoding uroporphyrinogen-III synthase, which translates to MKILFTKSLEKEKVSEKLGTDFSVDFVEVINTEFIKTKSFGLKNNSLIFTSVNGVKAFFENGFAPNENFTEPKNYNKIYVVGSQTKKELGQHNFGTFKLCKNASELSQFIVENSVNEKFLHFCGNIAIDILDEKLPLQNISYKKIPVYKTELLYPKIDEKYQAIVFFSPSGVRSFAKFNQLDDVKIFSIGKTTTAEIEKLTDNKIITSSKNTLADLLNLINITRSAL; encoded by the coding sequence ATGAAAATACTTTTCACAAAATCATTAGAAAAAGAAAAGGTTTCTGAGAAATTAGGAACAGATTTCTCAGTTGATTTTGTTGAAGTTATTAATACAGAATTCATAAAAACTAAATCTTTCGGTTTAAAAAACAATTCATTGATATTCACAAGCGTGAATGGCGTAAAAGCTTTTTTTGAAAATGGATTTGCTCCAAATGAAAACTTTACCGAACCGAAAAATTATAACAAAATTTACGTTGTAGGATCTCAAACTAAGAAGGAATTGGGACAACATAATTTCGGGACTTTTAAACTTTGTAAAAATGCAAGTGAACTTTCGCAATTCATTGTTGAAAATTCGGTGAACGAGAAGTTTTTGCATTTCTGTGGCAATATTGCGATTGATATTCTGGATGAGAAATTGCCTTTGCAGAATATTTCTTACAAAAAAATCCCTGTTTATAAGACCGAACTACTCTACCCGAAAATCGATGAGAAATATCAGGCGATAGTTTTCTTCAGTCCGAGCGGAGTTCGTAGTTTTGCAAAGTTTAATCAATTGGATGATGTTAAGATTTTTTCGATTGGAAAAACCACAACTGCTGAAATAGAAAAACTAACTGATAATAAAATAATTACAAGCTCAAAAAATACTTTAGCTGATTTGTTGAATTTGATTAATATTACCCGTAGTGCATTATAA
- a CDS encoding rod shape-determining protein yields MGLLDMFTQEIAIDLGTANTLIIHNNKIVVDQPSIVAIERSSGKPIAVGEQAKHMQGKTHEDIKTIRPLKDGVIADFHASEHMIKEFIKQIPGIKGKLFQPALRIVICIPSGITEVEKRAVRDSAQKVNAKEVRLIYEPMAAAIGVGIDVQKPEGNMIIDIGGGTTEIAVVALGGIVCDKSVKIAGDVFTNDIAYYLRTHHNLYIGERTAERIKLEVGSAVEELDVPIDDIPVQGRDLITGKPKEIMVNYKEIAKALDKSIIRIEDAVMETLSLTPPELAADIYKTGIYLAGGGALLRGLADRLHRKTGLPVFVAEDPLRAVVRGTGIALKNMDKFNFLIK; encoded by the coding sequence ATGGGTTTATTGGATATGTTCACGCAAGAGATTGCGATTGACTTAGGAACGGCAAATACGCTAATTATACATAACAACAAGATCGTTGTGGATCAGCCTTCTATCGTGGCGATAGAGCGTTCGTCCGGTAAGCCTATTGCAGTGGGAGAGCAGGCAAAACATATGCAGGGGAAAACCCACGAAGATATCAAGACAATACGTCCGCTGAAGGATGGTGTGATTGCAGATTTTCACGCATCCGAGCATATGATTAAGGAATTTATAAAGCAGATTCCGGGCATCAAAGGAAAGCTTTTTCAGCCAGCTCTTAGAATCGTCATTTGTATTCCGTCTGGTATTACTGAAGTGGAGAAAAGAGCGGTTAGAGATTCTGCTCAGAAAGTGAATGCCAAAGAAGTTCGTTTGATTTATGAGCCAATGGCAGCTGCTATAGGGGTTGGAATAGATGTTCAGAAACCAGAAGGGAATATGATTATCGATATAGGAGGTGGAACAACGGAGATTGCTGTGGTAGCACTTGGCGGAATTGTTTGTGACAAATCTGTAAAAATTGCAGGTGATGTTTTTACCAATGATATCGCTTATTACCTGAGAACACATCATAATTTATACATCGGAGAAAGAACGGCTGAGAGAATCAAACTTGAGGTTGGATCTGCAGTGGAGGAATTGGATGTTCCAATTGATGATATTCCTGTACAAGGCCGTGATTTGATTACCGGTAAGCCAAAAGAAATTATGGTTAATTATAAAGAAATTGCCAAAGCTCTTGATAAATCGATTATCAGAATAGAGGATGCTGTGATGGAAACATTGTCTTTGACACCTCCGGAATTGGCTGCGGATATCTATAAAACCGGAATTTATCTTGCTGGAGGTGGTGCTCTTTTGAGAGGTTTGGCAGACAGGCTTCACAGAAAAACGGGACTTCCTGTATTTGTTGCTGAAGACCCATTGAGAGCGGTGGTTCGCGGAACCGGAATTGCTCTTAAAAATATGGACAAATTCAATTTCTTAATCAAATAA
- the hemE gene encoding uroporphyrinogen decarboxylase: protein MIKNDLYLKALRGETVERPPVWMMRQAGRYLPEFIALRDKYDFFTRCQTPELASEITVQPIRRFPLDAAILFSDILVVPQAMGIDFKMKESVGPWLDEPIRTAEQVDNVIVPDVNDTLGYVFDAIEMTLEKLDNEIPLIGFAGSPWTIFCYCIEGRGSKDFNIAKSFCFLQPEAAHKLLQKITDTTIAYLKRKVQKGVSAVQVFDSWGGMLSPADYQEFSWQYINQIVEALAPLTHVVVFGKGCWFALDEMTKSKASAVGVDWTITPELARQFTNHSVTLQGNFDPSRLHSKPATIRKMVHEMINRFGKDKYIVNLGHGILPNIPVENAEAFIKAVVEWKP, encoded by the coding sequence ATGATTAAAAACGACCTATATTTAAAGGCACTTCGCGGAGAAACCGTAGAAAGACCGCCAGTTTGGATGATGAGACAAGCGGGAAGATACCTGCCAGAATTTATCGCATTGCGCGACAAATACGACTTTTTCACAAGATGCCAAACGCCGGAATTGGCTTCGGAAATCACGGTGCAGCCAATTAGAAGATTTCCTCTAGACGCGGCGATTTTGTTCTCCGATATTTTGGTGGTTCCGCAAGCAATGGGAATCGATTTCAAAATGAAAGAATCGGTTGGACCTTGGCTGGATGAACCTATCAGAACTGCTGAACAAGTTGATAACGTTATCGTTCCCGATGTAAATGATACTTTGGGTTACGTTTTCGATGCGATAGAAATGACTTTGGAGAAACTGGATAACGAGATTCCTTTGATTGGATTCGCCGGTTCACCTTGGACGATTTTCTGTTATTGTATCGAAGGAAGAGGTTCTAAGGATTTCAATATTGCGAAATCGTTTTGTTTTTTACAGCCAGAAGCGGCGCACAAATTATTACAAAAAATCACTGATACAACAATTGCTTACCTGAAAAGAAAGGTCCAAAAAGGGGTTTCTGCTGTTCAGGTTTTCGATTCTTGGGGCGGAATGCTTTCGCCGGCAGATTATCAGGAATTTTCTTGGCAATATATCAATCAAATTGTTGAAGCATTGGCACCTTTGACTCACGTTGTGGTCTTTGGAAAAGGCTGTTGGTTTGCGTTGGACGAGATGACAAAATCCAAAGCGTCTGCAGTTGGTGTGGATTGGACAATTACGCCGGAATTAGCGAGACAATTCACAAATCACTCTGTAACTTTGCAAGGGAATTTCGACCCATCAAGATTACACTCGAAGCCAGCAACCATTAGAAAAATGGTTCACGAAATGATTAACCGTTTTGGAAAAGATAAATACATCGTTAATCTCGGGCACGGGATTTTACCAAATATTCCTGTTGAAAATGCCGAAGCTTTTATAAAAGCGGTGGTTGAATGGAAACCATAA
- a CDS encoding IS982 family transposase — translation MNNLDAIYDFILKELRKLTIKENFYFKPIKPKLSDLELIAINISAEYLSIDSEYQLFRYLSNSKLKGMIERSVFNRRKRKLFLHLENIRKLMVAKFNEMETTFIVDSMPLEICKNARANRSKICKENEFSFPSKGYCASQSSYYYGYKLHAVCSVSGVFQSFDISTASIHDIHFLQDIKHQMNNCTLIGDRGYLSTQVQTDLFNYANIKLDTPMRNNQKNYQKQKYIFRKSRKRIETLFSQLCDQFKIRNNYAKSFNGFKTRVLSKITALTFIQFVNVFVFSRKMNRLKIELI, via the coding sequence ATGAATAACCTAGATGCAATTTACGATTTTATTTTAAAGGAATTAAGAAAATTAACCATCAAAGAAAATTTTTATTTCAAACCAATTAAACCAAAATTATCTGATTTAGAGCTCATTGCAATAAATATTTCTGCGGAATATTTATCGATAGATTCAGAATATCAGTTGTTTAGATACCTCTCTAATTCAAAACTAAAGGGAATGATTGAGAGAAGTGTGTTTAATCGCAGAAAAAGAAAGCTTTTCTTACACTTGGAAAATATTAGAAAACTTATGGTTGCTAAATTTAATGAGATGGAAACCACTTTTATTGTAGATTCGATGCCTTTAGAAATCTGTAAAAACGCAAGAGCGAACCGCTCTAAAATTTGTAAGGAAAATGAATTTTCGTTTCCCAGCAAAGGTTATTGCGCTTCTCAATCGAGTTATTATTATGGTTACAAATTACATGCTGTTTGTTCTGTTTCCGGAGTTTTCCAAAGTTTTGATATTTCTACAGCAAGCATTCATGATATTCATTTTTTGCAAGATATCAAGCATCAAATGAACAATTGTACGCTGATTGGAGACAGGGGTTATTTATCCACCCAAGTGCAAACAGATTTGTTCAATTATGCGAATATAAAGCTGGATACACCCATGAGAAACAACCAAAAAAATTATCAAAAACAAAAATATATTTTCAGAAAATCCAGAAAAAGAATTGAGACTTTATTCTCTCAACTTTGCGACCAATTTAAAATCAGAAACAATTACGCAAAATCTTTTAACGGTTTTAAAACAAGGGTATTGAGCAAAATAACAGCATTAACTTTCATTCAGTTTGTAAATGTTTTTGTTTTCAGTAGAAAAATGAATAGACTTAAAATTGAATTAATTTAA